A single Tachypleus tridentatus isolate NWPU-2018 chromosome 9, ASM421037v1, whole genome shotgun sequence DNA region contains:
- the LOC143225850 gene encoding major facilitator superfamily domain-containing protein 6-like produces the protein MKTFWEDLTRKELVPVKILMFLIYGGQATLYPYFTVHLKSLGMSIRETAIIFAVQPLVAFFVAPVIGALADRIGNFKVLFCFFLTFSAGTCLALYFTPPVENTFQDIELKLTCHTNASFQNIVSMNVNDTCKLGNHTYMEQLTVLLSDCRFICEGDDKNISDSLFCFKFNSINQSCTNATEKINFEIFDLNSTAITENNENETTVIHYTIAKKFLFREEMYDEIVCQPKSTTNGVSNCMTLCNIQTKENNQLCLTERKPIKTFWIYLSIRLGVSLGIGLVNGLFDAASMAVAQRCQADIGYQRMWQAIAMCTFAPVSGGLVDWISVDINAKNYSPCFYLYAALYVTAAIVSLFVDLSMKIPSESAFKNLGIILRNVEVDLMLFHLLFLGISWGYLENFLFWFLESELKSTTLLMGLTFTVGAGTGVLMAIYSTWITQKIGYVNVIVLAFAAYVIRFIGYSYATTPYLCLIYETMESFTVTLMTVGVTLYCSHLAPLEMLTTMMTLWNNVHFISGRAFGSLSGGFMTDAFGFRQTFRLYSYIAAGLCVFYFLINVFYLRKRPLSEKAADSSPETKKELEHRERAISLSLVVSNHGFHEISTSSSLRMASLYSSNMQSILALEGRRHSSIPMKSRCLKEVETREKASTSLSFVPSTDKTLDVSKTQQFLKPPDMFKNDHQYKPSRSRANSKLTDLPENSKGIGDQDNPIKVSESHSENKSVPRAPNQNNNSASNVSSKGHINTSFEPETNHLQTTGF, from the exons GACAAGCTACTCTGTATCCCTATTTCACCGTCCATCTTAAATCCCTTGGAATGTCTATTCGAGAAACTGCCATCATCTTTGCTGTCCAACCTCTAGTAGCTTTCTTTGTGGCACCTGTAATTGGAGCTTTGGCAGATCGAATTGGAaattttaaagttcttttttgttttttcctcaCATTTTCAGCTGGAACATGTCTTGCTCTATATTTTACCCCACCTGTGGAGAATACCTTTCAGGATATTGAACTTAAACTAACTTGTCATACAAATGCAagctttcaaaatattgtttctatGAACGTGAATGATACTTGTAAACTCGGAAATCATACATACATGGAGCAGTTAACAGTGTTGCTCTCAGATTGTCGGTTTATTTGTGAAggagatgataaaaatatttcagatagcctattttgttttaaatttaatagtaTTAACCAGTCTTGTACTAACGCAACTGAAAAAATCAATTTTGAGATATTTGACTTAAATTCTACAGctataacagaaaataatgaaaacgAGACAACTGTAATTCACTACACTATTGCAAAAAAATTTCTATTCAGAGAAGAAATGTATGATGAAATTGTTTGCCAACCTAAATCTACAACAAATGGTGTTTCAAACTGTATGACTCTTTGTAACAttcaaactaaagaaaataacCAACTGTGTTTGACAGAGAGAAAACCAATTAAAACTTTTTGGATATACTTATCTATTCGTCTTGGTGTGTCTCTTGGAATTGGACTTGTGAATGGACTTTTTGATGCAGCTTCAATGGCGGTAGCACAAAGATGTCAAGCAGACATTGGATATCAGCGGATGTGGCAAGCTATAGCCATGTGTACTTTTGCTCCAGTTAGTGGTGGTTTGGTGGACTGGATCAGTGTGGACATAAATGCCAAAAATTATTCTCCATGTTTTTATCTTTACGCAGCTTTGTATGTAACAGCAGCAATCGTTTCACTTTTTGTAGATCTCAGCATGAAAATACCATCAGAAAGCGCTTTTAAAAATTTGGGAATTATTTTACGAAACGTAGAAGTAGATCTTATGTTATTTCACCTCCTTTTCTTAGGTATTTCTTGGGGATAtcttgaaaattttttattttggttcTTAGAAAGCGAATTGAAATCGACTACTCTTTTAATGGGACTAACTTTCACTGTCGGAGCAGGGACTGGAGTCCTAATGGCTATCTATTCTACCTGGATAACGCAAAAAATTGGTTATGTCAACGTCATTGTCTTAGCTTTTGCCGCTTATGTAATACGATTTATTGGGTATTCATATGCCACAACTCCATATCTATGCCTTATCTATGAGACAATGGAAAGTTTTACTGTGACATTGATGACAGTTGGAGTAACTCTTTACTGTTCTCACCTTGCTCCTTTAGAGATGCTGACAACGATGATGACACTGTGGAATAACGTTCATTTCATCTCCG GAAGGGCTTTTGGGAGCCTCAGTGGAGGCTTCATGACGGATGCCTTTGGATTCCGTCAAACTTTTCGCCTGTATTCTTACATTGCTGCTGGTTTGTGCGTGTTCTATTTTTTAATCAACGTGTTTTACCTAAGGAAACGTCCTCTTTCTGAGAAAGCTGCAGATAGTTCTCCAG aaacaaaaaaagaacTAGAACATCGAGAACGGGCTATTAGTCTATCATTAGTTGTGTCTAATCATGGATTCCACGAAATATCAACTTCATCATCTCTTCGCATGGCTAGCTTATATTCAAGCAACATGCAATCTATTCTAGCTCTGGAAGGTCGACGACACAGCTCCATCCCTATGAAAAGCCGTTGTCTAAAAGAGGTGGAGACAAGAGAAAAGGCCTCCACAAGCTTGTCTTTTGTCCCATCAACTGACAAAACCTTAGATGTGTCAAAGACACAGCAATTTCTTAAACCACCagatatgtttaaaaatgatCATCAATATAAACCATCAAGAAGTCGTGCAAATTCCAAATTAACAGACTTGCCAGAAAATAGTAAAGGCATAGGTGATCAAGATAATCCTATCAAAGTCTCCGAGTCACATTCAGAAAACAAAAGTGTTCCAAGAGCACCAAACCAAAACAACAATTCTGCTTCCAATGTCAGTTCTAAAGGTCATATAAACACCAGCTTTGAGCCAGAAACGAATCATTTGCAAACCACTGGTTTTTAA